A single region of the Thermodesulfatator indicus DSM 15286 genome encodes:
- the mdh gene encoding malate dehydrogenase — protein MKRKLGIIGAGAVGTAAAHWAVVKNVAEEVVLVDIVEGLARGKALDIAQSAPVYGFSNRITGTEDWAALKDADVVIITAGRPRKPGMSRDDLLQVNLEIVKSCVENIVPHAPNCCLIVVTNPIDAMVYTAFKVSGFPRERVLGMAGVLDSARYRYFIAEALGVSPKDVQALVMGIHGDHMLPLIRLANVAGIPIRDLLPEEKINEIVERTQKGGAEIVSYLKTGSAFTTPGLSAIEMAEAILRDEKRVLTCSVWLEGEFGVKDVFVGVPVVLGARGLEKVLEFPLTPEEKETFLLSVAEVRKQIEKIGL, from the coding sequence ATGAAAAGAAAACTTGGTATCATTGGGGCAGGAGCCGTAGGAACGGCCGCAGCGCACTGGGCCGTGGTGAAAAATGTAGCCGAAGAAGTCGTTCTGGTAGATATCGTTGAAGGGCTGGCCAGAGGTAAAGCCTTAGATATTGCTCAGAGTGCACCGGTTTATGGCTTTAGCAATCGCATAACAGGCACTGAGGACTGGGCGGCTTTAAAAGATGCGGACGTGGTCATTATCACCGCTGGCCGGCCTCGCAAGCCTGGTATGAGCCGTGATGACCTGCTCCAGGTAAATCTGGAAATCGTCAAATCCTGCGTGGAAAACATTGTCCCCCACGCGCCAAACTGCTGCCTCATCGTGGTGACTAATCCCATAGACGCCATGGTCTATACGGCCTTTAAGGTGTCAGGTTTTCCTAGAGAACGAGTGCTTGGCATGGCCGGCGTGCTTGATTCTGCCCGTTACCGCTACTTCATTGCCGAAGCCCTGGGAGTTTCGCCAAAAGATGTCCAGGCGTTAGTCATGGGTATTCACGGTGACCATATGCTCCCGCTGATAAGGCTGGCCAATGTGGCCGGTATCCCGATTAGAGACCTTCTTCCCGAAGAAAAAATTAACGAAATCGTAGAACGCACGCAAAAAGGCGGGGCAGAGATTGTCTCGTATCTGAAAACAGGAAGCGCCTTTACCACCCCTGGGCTTTCAGCAATAGAGATGGCCGAGGCCATTTTGCGCGACGAAAAACGTGTGCTCACCTGCTCTGTCTGGCTTGAGGGCGAGTTTGGCGTAAAAGACGTATTTGTTGGCGTGCCTGTAGTACTTGGCGCCCGTGGCCTTGAAAAAGTCCTTGAGTTTCCGCTAACCCCCGAGGAAAAAGAGACCTTTTTGCTCTCAGTAGCTGAGGTGCGTAAGCAAATAGAAAAAATCGGCTTATAG
- a CDS encoding threonyl-tRNA synthetase editing domain-containing protein → MKIIMFYALEFSWKPYQKVLDSGEDTPKETSLSKTVVVFYQVEAEDPAREKKVVEKLIKNIKWLARKFDTKAVVLHSFNHLSSSKASPEESYAIIEKAKEKLKRTGFNIYETPFGWLNEWKMHVAGESLAKVFKEI, encoded by the coding sequence ATGAAAATCATAATGTTTTACGCTTTAGAATTTTCCTGGAAGCCTTATCAAAAAGTTCTTGATTCTGGAGAAGACACTCCTAAAGAAACTAGTCTTTCAAAAACGGTGGTGGTTTTTTATCAGGTAGAGGCCGAAGACCCAGCTCGTGAAAAAAAAGTCGTAGAAAAGCTGATTAAAAACATAAAATGGCTGGCGCGCAAGTTTGACACTAAAGCCGTAGTTCTCCATTCATTTAATCATCTTTCCAGCAGTAAGGCTTCACCTGAAGAAAGCTACGCTATCATAGAGAAAGCCAAAGAAAAACTTAAAAGAACTGGTTTTAATATTTATGAGACACCCTTTGGCTGGTTAAACGAATGGAAAATGCACGTGGCTGGAGAGTCTCTGGCCAAGGTATTCAAAGAAATTTAA
- a CDS encoding thioredoxin family protein has protein sequence MKLIQVLGPGCPRCETLYQNVQQAVEEASIPAQVEKITDLKRIALMGVIQTPGLVVNGQVISQGKVLSVEEIKKLLS, from the coding sequence ATGAAACTCATTCAAGTATTAGGTCCAGGTTGTCCAAGATGTGAAACCCTTTATCAAAATGTCCAACAAGCTGTCGAAGAAGCCTCTATTCCTGCCCAAGTAGAAAAAATAACCGACTTAAAACGCATAGCCCTTATGGGCGTAATTCAAACTCCCGGTTTGGTTGTAAACGGCCAGGTAATTTCACAGGGCAAGGTATTAAGTGTGGAAGAAATCAAGAAACTACTTTCTTAA
- a CDS encoding permease has translation MPVPLFTGGEAREWFEASYLLARQILPLLFFGVLAAEFFLGRPGHEGFIPSHYVAELVGRNSILANFFASIVGAFMYFATLTEIPIIQGLLGAGMGKGSALALLLSGPAVSLPNMLVIRSILGTKKTMAFVSLVVLIATFSGFIFGKFF, from the coding sequence TTGCCTGTCCCTCTTTTTACCGGAGGAGAAGCCCGAGAATGGTTTGAAGCCTCTTATCTTCTTGCCAGGCAAATTTTGCCCTTACTCTTTTTCGGGGTTTTGGCCGCAGAGTTCTTTCTAGGGAGGCCAGGCCACGAAGGTTTTATCCCTTCACATTATGTAGCCGAACTGGTAGGAAGGAATTCCATCCTGGCCAATTTTTTTGCTTCAATAGTAGGAGCTTTTATGTATTTCGCCACTTTGACGGAAATTCCCATCATCCAGGGGCTTTTAGGAGCAGGCATGGGGAAAGGATCTGCTCTTGCTCTTTTGCTTTCTGGCCCAGCTGTTTCCTTACCAAATATGCTTGTCATTCGTTCTATACTCGGGACTAAAAAGACCATGGCCTTTGTTTCTTTAGTAGTTTTGATAGCCACTTTTAGTGGCTTTATTTTCGGAAAATTTTTCTAG
- a CDS encoding permease, with amino-acid sequence MNWRREVLNILLGLAIFVVFYFLPVPDRFLKGVSEGVLLAHWYAREHVIFCLIPAFFIAGAIGCFLSKESVMRYLGPQASKTLSYAVASVAGAILAVCSCTVLPLFASIYLLSQ; translated from the coding sequence TTGAACTGGCGCCGTGAAGTTTTAAACATTTTGCTGGGGTTGGCTATTTTTGTCGTTTTTTATTTTTTGCCTGTCCCCGACCGTTTTTTGAAGGGAGTAAGCGAAGGCGTTCTTCTGGCGCACTGGTATGCCCGTGAACACGTAATCTTTTGCCTTATTCCGGCCTTTTTCATTGCTGGAGCTATAGGTTGTTTTCTATCTAAAGAGTCAGTCATGAGGTATCTAGGACCTCAGGCTTCTAAAACGTTATCTTACGCCGTAGCTTCGGTAGCTGGAGCTATACTTGCCGTTTGTTCCTGCACGGTGCTTCCACTTTTTGCCAGTATTTATCTTTTATCTCAATGA
- a CDS encoding ArsR/SmtB family transcription factor translates to MLLEKRLKALADGTRLKLLALLSLRPCCVCEMAEVIGFAQPTISRHLQRLVEAGLISFEKRGNYQIYRLAPADEKAEKLIKTVLAMLAEENILPGLEKALKKADKRYLWEDL, encoded by the coding sequence ATGTTATTGGAAAAACGTCTTAAGGCTTTAGCCGATGGCACTCGTCTTAAACTTTTGGCCCTTCTTTCTCTTAGGCCGTGCTGTGTGTGCGAGATGGCCGAAGTAATTGGCTTTGCTCAGCCCACTATCTCCAGGCATTTACAACGTCTTGTGGAGGCAGGTCTCATTTCCTTTGAAAAGCGTGGCAATTATCAGATCTATCGTTTAGCCCCGGCTGATGAAAAGGCGGAAAAACTCATAAAAACTGTTCTGGCAATGCTTGCTGAAGAAAACATCCTTCCTGGCTTGGAAAAAGCCCTCAAAAAAGCAGATAAACGCTATCTTTGGGAGGACCTTTAA
- a CDS encoding L-2-amino-thiazoline-4-carboxylic acid hydrolase, producing the protein MRIQDLKIIQSVLSREVGPSWLWLVFKATLKQNAILKQTRWAGRSDEETQFVKQLPIIVALYQELQKRNGKDKAYEIIKKLLIPLGCAEQKSYLEKLDLTGKTPMEKILAFNDIMEKEGALKINTFEYLTKSKDKCHFIIKRCIFHEFFTEVGTPELTKIFCEIDRAFLSEAFPEIKFHRGDSWENTIAFGKKHCDFIFEEK; encoded by the coding sequence ATGAGGATACAAGACTTAAAGATTATTCAGTCTGTTCTTAGTAGAGAGGTGGGCCCTAGCTGGTTATGGCTGGTATTCAAGGCCACCTTAAAACAGAATGCCATTTTAAAACAAACCAGATGGGCTGGACGCTCAGATGAAGAAACCCAATTTGTAAAACAACTACCTATAATAGTAGCCCTTTACCAGGAACTTCAAAAACGCAACGGGAAAGACAAGGCTTACGAAATCATCAAAAAATTGCTTATCCCCCTCGGTTGCGCTGAACAAAAAAGTTATCTGGAAAAACTAGATTTAACTGGAAAAACCCCTATGGAAAAAATTTTGGCTTTTAACGATATAATGGAAAAAGAAGGGGCTTTAAAAATTAATACTTTTGAATATCTCACTAAAAGTAAGGATAAATGCCACTTCATTATAAAACGCTGCATTTTTCACGAATTCTTCACCGAAGTAGGCACTCCTGAGCTCACCAAAATTTTTTGCGAAATAGACAGAGCTTTTCTCTCTGAAGCCTTCCCAGAGATAAAGTTTCACCGAGGCGATTCTTGGGAAAACACCATTGCCTTCGGTAAAAAACATTGTGATTTCATCTTTGAAGAGAAATAA
- the cobU gene encoding bifunctional adenosylcobinamide kinase/adenosylcobinamide-phosphate guanylyltransferase produces MKILILGGIKSGKSAFALKLASQFSEPRIFLATAQAFDEEMAKKIERHRRERGHAWHTIEAPIELPEALKEISSGGVVLIDCLTVWLGNLFYHQKDVDFYVEALVKNIESFSFPLVIVSNEVGLAPVPADKETRKFAETLGLLNQKIARLCNHTYFMIAGKALIAK; encoded by the coding sequence ATGAAGATATTGATTCTTGGTGGCATAAAAAGTGGAAAAAGCGCCTTTGCCTTAAAATTAGCCAGCCAATTTTCAGAACCGCGTATTTTTCTGGCCACCGCCCAAGCCTTTGACGAAGAAATGGCTAAAAAAATTGAACGCCATCGTCGCGAACGAGGCCATGCCTGGCATACCATTGAGGCCCCGATTGAGCTTCCAGAAGCTCTTAAAGAGATATCCTCTGGTGGCGTTGTCCTTATTGACTGTCTAACAGTCTGGTTGGGAAATCTCTTTTATCACCAGAAAGACGTTGATTTTTATGTAGAAGCCCTGGTTAAAAATATAGAAAGCTTTTCTTTCCCCTTGGTGATTGTTTCAAATGAAGTAGGCCTGGCTCCTGTGCCCGCAGACAAAGAAACCAGGAAGTTTGCCGAAACCCTTGGCCTTCTCAACCAGAAAATAGCCCGTCTTTGTAACCACACTTATTTTATGATAGCTGGCAAAGCTCTAATAGCAAAATAA
- a CDS encoding ASKHA domain-containing protein codes for MPKVTFLPANVTVEIPEDETIIRAAMKAGLHINASCGGAGVCGKCRVFVEGGEVEGEPLPEGGYKACTLYPRSDVIVRIPVESEVDRRALLRPAKKVASAWLEARKAAQVSLDPAIKKLYLELEPPSLENNMPDLARLETALLQKLGENKLEVNWRVLHDLPYKLREKDFAVTSVVLEEKPPKLLGIEAGNTKKRHFALAVDVGTTTICAQLIDLTNGEVLGETSDYNPQISYGEDVISRIEFARKKDGLKILHEKVIECLAKLAKELCEKHKVELEEISHYSIAGNTVMSHFLLFLEPRFLRESPYVPVASRFPFIPAKELGLPGGKHTLLSLAPCVASYVGGDITAGVVATGMAKEAPLTLFIDIGTNGEIVVGNQDFLACAACSAGPAFEGGGIKYGMRATTGAIEAVHIDPVTLEPMILTIGNKKPKGICGSGIISLLANLFIEGIIDQSGKFRRDLESPRIRQGREGWEYVLVWKEESAIGEDIVFTEADIDNLIRAKGAMFSGYQTLLESVGLDITMVERVILAGNFGSFLDLEQAIIIGLLPDLPRENFYFVGNSSLIGARMAALSKEALKEMERVAQMMTHFELSAHPGYMDYYVSALFLPHTNLDLFPTVKELLQK; via the coding sequence ATGCCCAAAGTAACTTTTCTTCCGGCAAACGTTACCGTAGAAATACCTGAAGACGAAACGATAATTCGGGCGGCCATGAAGGCCGGGCTTCACATAAATGCCTCCTGTGGTGGAGCGGGAGTTTGTGGCAAATGCCGTGTGTTTGTTGAGGGAGGGGAGGTAGAGGGTGAGCCCCTCCCCGAAGGTGGTTATAAGGCGTGTACTCTTTATCCGCGAAGTGATGTTATTGTCCGTATTCCGGTAGAAAGCGAGGTTGACCGGCGAGCCCTTTTGCGCCCGGCAAAAAAAGTAGCTTCAGCCTGGCTTGAGGCCCGTAAGGCGGCTCAAGTTTCCCTGGACCCGGCTATCAAAAAACTTTACTTAGAGCTTGAACCACCAAGTCTTGAAAATAACATGCCGGATCTGGCCCGGCTTGAAACCGCTTTACTGCAAAAACTCGGAGAAAATAAGCTAGAAGTTAACTGGCGTGTTTTACACGATTTACCATACAAGCTCCGCGAAAAAGACTTTGCCGTAACTTCGGTGGTACTTGAAGAAAAACCTCCCAAGCTACTGGGAATAGAGGCCGGAAACACTAAGAAAAGGCATTTTGCCCTAGCCGTTGACGTTGGCACTACTACTATATGCGCCCAGCTGATTGACCTTACCAATGGCGAAGTTCTTGGGGAAACTTCGGACTATAACCCGCAAATAAGCTACGGCGAAGACGTTATCAGCCGCATTGAATTTGCTCGTAAAAAAGACGGCTTAAAAATCCTTCACGAAAAAGTTATAGAATGTCTGGCTAAACTGGCTAAGGAGCTGTGTGAAAAACACAAAGTAGAACTTGAGGAGATCAGTCATTACTCAATAGCAGGAAACACGGTGATGAGCCACTTTTTGCTCTTTCTTGAACCAAGATTTCTGCGCGAAAGTCCTTATGTACCGGTAGCTTCGCGTTTTCCATTTATCCCGGCTAAAGAGCTCGGTTTACCCGGAGGGAAGCACACTTTACTTTCTCTGGCCCCTTGTGTAGCCAGCTATGTGGGCGGTGATATTACCGCCGGAGTAGTGGCCACAGGTATGGCCAAAGAAGCACCTCTTACGCTTTTCATTGATATTGGAACCAATGGCGAAATCGTTGTTGGCAATCAGGATTTTCTGGCCTGTGCCGCTTGCTCCGCAGGTCCTGCCTTTGAAGGAGGCGGTATTAAATACGGCATGCGAGCCACTACCGGGGCTATTGAAGCCGTTCATATAGACCCTGTTACCCTTGAACCCATGATTCTTACCATCGGCAATAAAAAGCCCAAGGGTATCTGTGGCTCGGGTATTATTTCACTTCTCGCCAATCTCTTTATTGAGGGCATTATTGACCAGTCAGGTAAATTCCGCCGCGATCTTGAAAGCCCCAGGATAAGACAGGGCCGAGAAGGCTGGGAGTACGTGCTCGTCTGGAAAGAAGAATCGGCCATCGGGGAAGACATTGTTTTTACCGAAGCAGACATTGACAACTTGATCCGGGCTAAAGGGGCCATGTTTTCAGGTTATCAGACTTTGCTCGAGTCTGTAGGGCTTGATATCACTATGGTTGAGCGCGTAATCCTTGCCGGAAACTTTGGAAGCTTTCTTGACCTTGAACAGGCTATAATCATCGGCCTTTTGCCTGATTTACCCCGGGAAAATTTTTACTTTGTGGGGAATAGCTCTCTTATAGGGGCCAGGATGGCGGCCTTGTCCAAAGAGGCCCTAAAAGAAATGGAACGGGTGGCTCAGATGATGACCCACTTTGAACTTTCTGCTCATCCTGGATACATGGACTATTATGTTTCGGCCCTTTTCTTACCACATACTAATTTAGATCTGTTTCCTACAGTAAAGGAGCTACTGCAAAAATAA
- a CDS encoding dihydropteroate synthase, which yields MSQTVVCIAESINIMGKRTGQAMRDRNPGPIQEMAKEETELGADYLDLNIGPAKKDGPDLAAWIVKVVEEVVDTPISLDTTNPEAMIAGIKASKNPSRVLMNSISAQPERMEKLIPFAAEVGCDVVALLWGPEGMPRDANERAAMAVDLIMALNEAGIPNEKIWVDPIGTPITLGADQILEGLNFLAMLPDIAPGCKSTIGLSNVSNGVPHHLRCYLDRVYLMMLMKYNIYSAILNIYDKELVEIAKGKHPDWVKLVHDMMDGDEPDPSKLSPKELEIYKTARVLLGKTIFSESWLEL from the coding sequence ATGAGTCAGACGGTAGTTTGTATTGCAGAGTCCATTAACATTATGGGGAAACGCACCGGTCAGGCCATGCGGGATAGAAACCCCGGCCCTATCCAGGAGATGGCCAAGGAAGAAACCGAACTAGGCGCCGATTACCTTGACTTAAACATCGGTCCGGCCAAAAAAGACGGCCCGGATCTAGCCGCCTGGATCGTCAAAGTGGTAGAAGAAGTGGTTGACACTCCCATTTCCCTTGACACCACCAACCCTGAGGCCATGATCGCTGGCATTAAGGCCTCAAAGAATCCCTCGCGCGTGCTCATGAACTCTATCTCGGCCCAGCCTGAGCGCATGGAAAAGCTAATTCCCTTTGCTGCGGAAGTGGGTTGCGATGTCGTAGCCCTTCTCTGGGGGCCAGAGGGTATGCCACGAGACGCCAACGAGCGGGCGGCCATGGCCGTTGACCTTATCATGGCCTTAAACGAGGCTGGTATCCCCAACGAAAAGATCTGGGTTGACCCCATCGGCACCCCCATCACCCTTGGGGCCGACCAGATTCTTGAAGGCTTAAATTTCCTTGCCATGCTTCCAGACATTGCCCCCGGATGCAAGAGCACCATAGGGCTTTCAAACGTCTCAAACGGAGTACCGCATCACCTGCGCTGTTATCTTGACCGGGTGTATTTAATGATGCTCATGAAGTACAACATTTACTCGGCGATTTTGAACATTTACGACAAAGAGCTGGTGGAGATAGCCAAAGGCAAGCATCCAGATTGGGTAAAGCTGGTACACGACATGATGGACGGAGACGAGCCGGATCCAAGTAAGCTTTCGCCCAAGGAGCTTGAGATATACAAGACGGCGAGGGTGCTTCTTGGGAAGACCATCTTTTCTGAATCCTGGCTTGAACTTTAG
- a CDS encoding transposase: MPRIPRLLTNHPKAAYHVISRTALPGHNVLGPEEKDYLLDLIRWLSQVYFVRVYGFAIMGNHFHLLCRMLPEDQFSDEEVARRIKLYYQGKRKVFIYEELIAKWRKRLASLSRYVQDIKQRFSRWYNRKHDRKGYFWNDRFKSVIIETGEALLNCLAYIELNPVRAGIVEKPEDYRWCSLGYRARVGTGEKFLSLDLGLTSYANKSEKERFRQYREFVYGKGGIGEPENFSKAKEFTYRSRYFTESLIIGSKKFIDEAGQRLKKFISKKREKIITNFEIF, from the coding sequence ATGCCAAGAATCCCTCGTTTACTTACCAACCACCCCAAGGCGGCTTATCATGTTATCTCGCGCACCGCTTTACCTGGCCACAATGTGCTTGGGCCCGAAGAAAAAGACTACCTGCTTGACCTTATACGCTGGCTCTCACAGGTTTATTTTGTTCGAGTCTATGGCTTTGCCATCATGGGTAACCACTTCCACCTCCTCTGCCGCATGCTGCCTGAGGATCAGTTCTCTGACGAAGAAGTTGCCCGCCGCATCAAGCTCTATTACCAAGGGAAACGTAAGGTTTTCATTTATGAAGAACTAATCGCCAAGTGGCGCAAACGTCTGGCCAGCCTTTCCCGCTACGTGCAGGATATAAAGCAAAGGTTCTCACGCTGGTATAACCGAAAGCATGACCGGAAGGGTTATTTCTGGAATGACCGCTTTAAGTCCGTAATTATTGAGACTGGTGAGGCTCTGCTTAATTGCCTGGCCTACATAGAACTAAACCCGGTACGAGCGGGGATTGTGGAAAAGCCGGAAGACTATCGCTGGTGCTCGTTAGGATACAGGGCAAGAGTGGGGACAGGCGAAAAATTCTTGTCGCTTGACCTAGGCCTTACGTCTTACGCCAACAAGTCAGAAAAGGAGCGTTTCAGGCAATACCGGGAATTTGTTTACGGAAAAGGTGGGATCGGGGAACCTGAAAATTTCAGCAAAGCCAAAGAATTTACTTATAGGTCACGCTACTTCACGGAAAGCCTCATTATTGGCTCAAAAAAATTTATAGACGAAGCTGGCCAAAGGTTAAAAAAGTTTATTTCCAAAAAGAGAGAAAAAATTATTACTAACTTTGAAATTTTTTAA
- a CDS encoding permease yields the protein MMNNWLTLYLKNLFFITADIAPYFLFGLLIAGFIKILLPKEKLSKHLGARNFGSIFKAAALGVPLPLCSCSVIPVAILLARHGAGLPAVVAFLVATPQTSIDALFITFGLFGVSFALVYALAALAAGIIAGTISFFLLKEPAVSLEKGFKNACCPSEKTTKTPLAVLRFAFIELMLDLNRPLLLGLLLAALLVTLLPPGFLGQKIPPGPIQYLFMLVAGIPLYMCSTGSLPLAYSFYLQGFSPGSLLVFLMSGPATNTTSLVIIRKLFGGKTFLVYALSLVGISLLAGILLDFSLTKFTFRPPQTEKEELSWFKVIAAVFLIGLMVFHFIKDRSPS from the coding sequence ATGATGAATAACTGGTTAACTCTTTATTTAAAAAACCTCTTTTTCATCACCGCTGATATAGCTCCTTATTTTCTGTTTGGTTTATTAATAGCTGGGTTTATCAAAATACTCTTGCCCAAAGAAAAACTCTCTAAACATCTAGGGGCCCGAAATTTTGGATCTATATTTAAAGCTGCAGCCTTAGGAGTCCCTCTTCCACTTTGTTCTTGTAGCGTGATCCCCGTAGCCATTTTGCTGGCTAGACACGGTGCTGGACTTCCTGCTGTAGTAGCCTTTTTAGTGGCCACACCCCAAACCAGTATTGACGCCCTTTTTATTACTTTTGGGCTTTTTGGGGTGTCTTTTGCGTTAGTTTATGCCTTAGCCGCTTTAGCAGCAGGAATTATAGCTGGAACTATTTCTTTTTTTCTCCTTAAAGAGCCAGCTGTCTCGCTAGAAAAAGGTTTTAAAAATGCTTGCTGTCCTAGTGAAAAAACAACAAAAACTCCTTTGGCTGTATTGCGTTTTGCTTTTATAGAATTAATGCTTGACCTCAACAGACCCCTTCTGTTGGGACTTTTGCTAGCCGCTTTACTCGTTACTCTGCTACCTCCTGGTTTTTTAGGCCAAAAAATTCCTCCTGGCCCTATCCAATATTTATTTATGTTGGTAGCAGGAATCCCTCTTTACATGTGTTCTACAGGCTCTTTACCTTTGGCTTACTCTTTTTATTTACAGGGTTTTTCTCCTGGGAGTTTATTGGTCTTTTTAATGAGCGGGCCTGCTACCAATACCACCTCTTTGGTTATTATACGTAAGCTTTTTGGCGGAAAAACTTTTCTTGTTTACGCCTTATCTTTGGTGGGTATTTCTTTGCTGGCAGGCATTCTTTTGGATTTTTCTCTTACTAAATTTACTTTCCGCCCACCGCAAACAGAAAAAGAAGAGCTTTCCTGGTTTAAAGTAATAGCCGCTGTATTTCTTATAGGTCTAATGGTATTTCACTTTATAAAGGACCGTTCTCCAAGTTGA
- a CDS encoding methyl-accepting chemotaxis protein, producing MSHAFSSLEKLIKQAEANEKILVSVVANMPEVQAALNVGNRKLLLSSVMPLVEKAQKASGFPFFLHFHTPEGRSFLRTWKPNKYGDDLTGFRQMVVDIIKTQKPASGIEAGRGGLTVRAIAPIFYEGQYVGSVEAAIPLKEILALAKEDHQNWGVLVTPEAASVMTRLKNPARVGNMVLVSQVGELNLNSLEKAVSHVGIENKVTFHGNLGIGLKPLKDYHGQIIGAFVQERDLSRYLQLIAAKKKETGIIIFAAFLLTLAVAVAIGWEMHRYLDKAVKRMEDIAEGEGDLTQTLDASGKDEIGLLARAFNAFLEKLRRLVKRIKAETNSISRASKQLDEALSKLEEGVNLLEGHASSISGVSEGLRYRADEVQQMIKEMESAVTEISQQTTNAAQVAAEAREKVEEVVKVIEKLGQGSQEIGEVVNFINSIADQTNLLALNATIEAARAGEAGKGFAVVANEIKELARQTGSATEDIAQKVKRIQESSGQVIDSVQDVSEVISQITEISNNIASAVEEQTATVSGISDNMGNVSEEAQNLANLVPEMEKAVKLAQESMEQVKHEGVKLAKLSAKMKELVDQFKV from the coding sequence ATTTCTCACGCTTTTTCTTCTCTGGAAAAGCTTATCAAGCAGGCAGAGGCTAACGAAAAAATTCTGGTAAGTGTGGTGGCTAATATGCCTGAAGTTCAGGCTGCTCTTAACGTTGGTAATAGGAAGCTTCTTTTATCAAGTGTTATGCCTCTGGTAGAGAAGGCTCAAAAAGCCAGCGGTTTTCCGTTTTTTCTACATTTTCACACACCAGAAGGGCGTTCTTTTCTCCGTACCTGGAAACCCAATAAATATGGCGATGACTTAACTGGCTTCCGCCAGATGGTGGTGGACATTATTAAAACCCAAAAGCCTGCCAGCGGTATTGAAGCCGGCCGTGGTGGTTTAACCGTGCGAGCCATTGCCCCTATTTTTTACGAAGGTCAATATGTGGGGAGTGTGGAAGCCGCTATTCCTTTGAAGGAAATATTAGCCCTAGCTAAAGAGGACCATCAAAATTGGGGAGTATTGGTCACCCCTGAAGCCGCTTCGGTGATGACCAGGCTTAAAAATCCAGCTCGTGTGGGAAATATGGTTCTGGTGTCTCAAGTGGGCGAACTTAATCTTAATAGCCTAGAAAAGGCCGTTTCCCACGTGGGAATAGAAAACAAAGTGACTTTTCACGGAAATCTAGGTATAGGTTTAAAACCTCTAAAGGATTACCATGGCCAAATAATCGGGGCCTTTGTTCAAGAGAGGGACTTAAGTCGTTATCTCCAACTAATTGCGGCCAAAAAGAAAGAAACCGGAATTATAATATTTGCTGCCTTTTTGCTCACGCTGGCCGTAGCCGTTGCCATTGGTTGGGAGATGCATCGTTATCTTGATAAAGCGGTTAAACGCATGGAAGACATTGCTGAAGGTGAAGGGGATCTGACTCAGACTTTAGACGCTTCAGGGAAAGACGAAATAGGCCTTCTTGCCCGGGCTTTTAACGCCTTTCTTGAAAAGCTACGCCGCCTGGTAAAACGTATTAAGGCGGAAACTAATTCTATCTCGCGAGCCTCTAAACAACTAGATGAAGCTTTGTCTAAGTTAGAAGAAGGAGTCAATCTGCTTGAAGGACATGCTTCTTCAATTTCTGGTGTTAGTGAAGGTTTACGCTACCGTGCCGACGAAGTGCAACAGATGATAAAAGAGATGGAAAGTGCGGTAACGGAAATATCCCAGCAGACTACCAACGCGGCTCAGGTAGCGGCTGAAGCTAGAGAAAAAGTAGAAGAAGTAGTAAAAGTTATTGAAAAACTCGGGCAGGGCTCTCAAGAAATCGGCGAAGTAGTAAACTTTATTAACTCAATAGCTGATCAGACCAATCTTTTAGCTCTAAACGCCACTATTGAAGCCGCTAGAGCCGGAGAAGCCGGTAAAGGTTTTGCGGTGGTGGCTAACGAAATAAAAGAACTAGCCAGACAAACGGGATCAGCCACCGAAGATATTGCCCAAAAAGTAAAGAGAATTCAGGAGTCGTCTGGCCAGGTGATAGACTCAGTTCAAGATGTCTCTGAAGTGATATCTCAGATAACTGAAATTTCGAATAACATTGCTTCAGCAGTTGAAGAGCAGACGGCTACTGTTTCTGGCATTTCTGATAATATGGGAAATGTTTCTGAAGAAGCCCAAAACCTAGCCAATCTGGTACCTGAGATGGAAAAGGCCGTAAAACTGGCTCAGGAAAGTATGGAACAGGTAAAACATGAGGGCGTAAAGTTAGCCAAACTTTCAGCCAAAATGAAAGAATTAGTGGATCAATTTAAGGTTTAA